The following coding sequences are from one Aeromicrobium duanguangcaii window:
- the truB gene encoding tRNA pseudouridine(55) synthase TruB produces the protein MTTESPGGPASGLVVVDKPADWTSHDVVARIRRLAGTRKVGHAGTLDPMATGVLVVGVNRATRLLGYVAGSDKEYLATIALGATTVTDDAQGDETGTADASSLSAEAVREAMLPLTGKIEQVPSAVSAIKVDGKRSYARVRSGEQVELAARAVEVSTFELLDFTPGTRAYAQVRVECSSGTYVRALARDLGASLGVGGHLTSLRRTRVGRFGLDRARTLDELAQSFEIVGLDDAARATFPGAELSEQQAQAVRFGRALPDLQLPPGAPVAMFAPDGSFLALYESAGAGARPVAVFV, from the coding sequence GTGACGACTGAGTCACCGGGTGGTCCGGCCAGCGGGCTGGTCGTCGTCGACAAGCCCGCTGACTGGACGTCGCACGACGTGGTCGCGCGCATCCGCCGGCTGGCCGGCACGCGCAAGGTCGGCCACGCCGGCACGCTCGACCCCATGGCCACCGGAGTTCTGGTGGTCGGGGTCAACCGTGCGACGCGACTGCTCGGGTACGTCGCAGGCTCCGACAAGGAGTACCTCGCGACGATCGCCCTGGGCGCCACGACCGTCACCGACGACGCGCAGGGGGACGAGACCGGCACCGCCGACGCCTCGTCCCTCAGTGCGGAGGCGGTGCGCGAGGCGATGCTGCCGCTGACCGGCAAGATCGAGCAGGTGCCGTCCGCGGTGTCGGCGATCAAGGTCGACGGCAAGCGGTCCTACGCCCGGGTGCGCTCGGGCGAGCAGGTCGAGCTGGCCGCCCGCGCGGTCGAGGTCTCGACCTTCGAGCTGCTCGACTTCACCCCCGGCACGAGGGCGTACGCCCAGGTCCGGGTCGAGTGCTCCAGCGGCACCTACGTGCGTGCGCTGGCGCGCGATCTCGGCGCTTCGCTGGGCGTCGGGGGACACCTGACCAGCCTGCGCCGCACCCGCGTCGGCCGGTTCGGTCTCGACCGCGCCCGCACGCTCGACGAGCTGGCGCAGTCCTTCGAGATCGTCGGTCTCGACGACGCCGCTCGCGCGACCTTCCCGGGAGCCGAGCTCTCCGAGCAGCAGGCCCAGGCCGTCCGGTTCGGTCGGGCCCTGCCGGACCTGCAGCTGCCGCCCGGAGCCCCGGTCGCGATGTTCGCGCCCGACGGCTCCTTCTTGGCGCTGTACGAGTCCGCGGGCGCCGGGGCGCGCCCGGTCGCGGTCTTCGTCTGA